GATACATTCCGCTCTACAGAAGCTGCTAATTCGTGGGCCAGAGAAGCTTCCAGATTCACTTTTGGAGGCTGTCAGTAGAAAGCTTGGAAAAAATAGTTCGGACAATAAGGTTGATGTTGATGTCAGTTGGAGACTTATCAGTGGAAAAATTGCTTCACCTGAAACTCGGTTGCTATTGTCAGAGGCCATAGCCATCTTCCACGTAAGTTTtcctatattttctttttattttgaatgcTTAGTTAAGTTCATTCCTAGAGCAATAATCTGTGTTCAATTACGATACTATTTAAGATACCATTCTTGTTTCTCTCTGTCTCACATGATTTCATTAACggaaataaaagttatatatgACTCCAGACAACCTTATTTTTATGCACAATGATAAGCCATGATCTTCAAATACAAAAGCAACACTGAAGAGCCTGAGAAGTATTGTCGAATCCATGTTAGACTATCCTTGTATTTTGTATAGcttatatctatatctatatctatttCTTTACacgtatatatgtatattataaGAAGTCTCTAAATTACATGATGAGTAGAATTTGTTTCCAGCATTTGAACTATGATCCATGGTTTTAATCTGATTTAAATCATGTCATCATTACTTTACAGGATCGCTTTGATCCTATAGTTGATATAACAAGTGGACGCGATCTTATTCCAGCTATGGTTTATGGGTTAGTGACACgttatttcaatatatatgtacatttatatattttttacagCCTGAATACTGGCTATATTCAGTTTTTATTGTAGTAATTTATACTAAGTTGTTATCTGTCACTCTATCTCACAGAAGGGATGTAGGTGGACAAGAGTTTGGTGGCATGTATTGTGCCATATTAATTGTCAAGTAAGAATCTATCTTATCAATGCGACCTTTAACCTTGTTACAAAATATCATTACAAATTTCTCTATATTGCACAGCTCATTTGTTGTATCCGCTGCAATGCTTCGTGTTTTTGGCCAAGATATTGCAGAGCTGCCGTTGGTTGCGACAAGTAATGGTAACCATGGCAAGGTCTGACTAACCCATCTTATTTCTTCCATAATATAaaactattatattttttttttattatctttttttttaaaaagtatattttctTCACCCATGTTTCTTATTGGAATCGCCAAGTGAAAacaccttttcctttttctgcGTCCTTTGACTTTGTGAGTCTATTTGGAATGTTTTTGACACCTTTGACTTCCTAATCAGAATAGTATTGAATATCTGACCATtctgattttgatattttccCACGTGCAATGATGGCAGGGCTACTTCCAAACATTATTTTCATGCATCGAGAGGCTGCTAGCTTTCTTAAATGTCAAGTGCCTTGTTCTCCCGGCTGCTGAAGAGGCTGAATCCATTTGGACTGAAAAATTCGGTTTCGAGAGAATAAAACCAGATCAGGTATATACTTCAAACAATGTAACAATAGCACACATATATAACCTAACATTGTGCGATTTTCCACCACCTGATAAAAGTTTTGTATCGGCTCACTACAGCTTAGCTGCTATAGAAGAACTTGCTGCCAGATGGTGACATTCAAAGGAACATCCATGCTTCAGAAAATGGTTCCCTCATGTCGGGTTGCAGGTGCTCCATTGTGACCACGGTGACATTCAAACGGGCATCCATGCTTCAGAAAACACTTCCATCATGTCGGGTCATAAGGTACTCCATTGTGACCATGGCAGGTGTGAGGTTCCCTCTAATCTTTTCCCTGCCTCTCATCTTTTGTTCCCCCCTGAACCTTCATTCAGTGGGTTTGTGTGTGTATAGCTTATAAGTTTTTCCCTCTTATTTAGGCTATTCTGTAGTTGAGCTCTAGTTACTAAatatccattttatttatatataacatCTTCAAAGCCACCTTGTCCCTACCTTCCCCCTTGCCTTACAAACGATCTTTATAGGCGATGGCTGTAGTCAAAACCAACGGCCACTCCCCTAGCCGGCGGGTAAAACACCCTTCCATTCATGCTTGGTAGTAACCCAATACGTACTTGTGAATATTCAAATGCCTTAACAAGGTAGTATGATGTTTCTATAGTTAATTTTGCTATGAAATGACTTAGATAGTTAAATCCTTCTCAGTTTTCTGATTAGCGGGGTAAATCTAGGGGGAACTTTCGTTCAAATCTCATATAGAACTTGGCTCCATTTGATTAAGGGTGAACTGTGAATTGGGTTCGAGGGTAGATTGACTTCGATGGTAACCAACTTAGTAAGGTCTTTGAGAACAAATTTTTACATATAATTTTTGAGGTTCGTGTCTATTTAGTCATTTTAACTCTTAAAAGTGTTTAGAGGGAgagaatataaattaaacttgAATTATAAAACTGTGTTCTAAGCAATATTAAGATTGTATGAGATGGTAAGAACATCCATAATTCAAATGTGGACTTAGCATTTTAGCAATGAATAAATGACTACTTTTGGGCCTCCCGAGCCTCTGCCTGATGCATAATATCTTCAATCAACAGCTTCAAATTGAGATGAGAAGAGCCTCCTTCTTCCATGGCCGCCTTCGCTCTTTCAGCTAAATCCCTCACTCTTCTTCTCATCTccttgtttccctctccatcCATCACCTTCTCAATTGCCCCTCTAATGCCTTCCATCTTCACTTGAACCCCGATTTCCTCCTCACTTCCCCACATAACACTCTTCTCCATCCCCACGCTGACCCCAACCTTCAGAAGCTGAACGATCAACTTCTCGTTGAATATCTGGTCGGCGAACAACGGCCAGGTCACCATCGGCACTCCTGCTGTGATCCCTTCTATGGTTGAGTTCCAGCCACAGTGTGTGACGAAGGCTCCGGCTGCCGGATGTGATAATATCAGCAGTTGCGGAGCCCAGCCACGGACCACCAGCCCTCTTTCTTTGGTCCTCTCTTCAAACCCGGACTCTGACAGCCACTTTTCTAGTTCGTTGTTCGTGGCTTCGGTTTGTCTTATGACCCAAATGAATGGCCTGTTCAATGCCTCTAGAGCCAGCCCCAACTCTATGATTTGTGCTGCTATTAAGTTGCATAAGCTGCCGAGTGCAGCGTAGACGACTGAACCAGGCTGTTGTCTGTCAAGCCATTTGAGACATTCGTGTTCGTCAATGGCGGCCTTGTTACCTCTTATAGCCTTGTCGGTTGTGTCTTTGTTGCATAATGAAACAGGCCCAACACACCAAACTTTATCTGATCCTATATTGTTAATGGACATAGATAAACAATTCAGTAATTCGATAACATAGAATTAAGGTTTTGGGTGAAAGCAATCGAGTACCTGTTGCCTTCTTGAGCTCCTCAAGGTATTTTGGCTCCAACCCATCGAAAGAGTTGACAATGACACCATAGGAAGCTTGGTCAGCTTTGCCCATTTCATTGGCCCACTCCATAAACTCAGCATCCAAAGTGCAGATAAATTGCGGCTTAGTCAACTCGACTTTATCAGGCAAATTGGGAATAACAATTCGCTCGGAGTCAGAAGCAGACATGATTCTGTCAATAACACCTGTGGCTCGTAGATTCGCCATACCCAACAGATACAACGAAGACAAGCTGTAGAAAACAAGCCTAGGAACATTAAACTTGTGGGCAACCTTAATTGTCCAAGGCAACGCCATGTCCGACACGATACAGCTCGGTCTGGGAGACAACTGCTGGAACAAATCCTCTGTGGCCCGACAGAAAAGAGCCGTTGCCCATAAGAATTTGGGGAGTAAGCTGAGTGAAGGCAAGGAGTCGAAATTCTCACAGCCTTGGGGAAAACCGGATTGTTGGTGAGATGGGAATTGGAGGTGaaggatttggatttgggatTGGTTTGGGTGGGAGAGAAGGGAGTTGATCCGCGATGCGTTTTGAGGGGTGGTGATCAGGCTCACTCTGGCTCCATTTTCAGCTAGAAGCTTGGCCAAATCGGCCATGGGGATTAGATGGCCTTGAGCCATGAGTGGGATGAGAAGGAAATGAGGTGGTTGCTTGGATTTGGAAGCCATGAAAGCCTGTGAGCTCAAGGTTGcagctttctttctttctttctttctttctgtgtTCTATCTCTTTACTGCATGCGTTGTGTTTGGGTAGAGACCACATGTTTTGACTTTAGAGGAAGAACAGACAAAAACATTTAAACCGCATTTTTTGGTGATTGTGTTTTTGTATTATTGTGGTGGGAGGTGTGTAGCATGAGCTAAACACCTCATTTTATAGCTTCAATATAATAGATgaataaaggaagaaaaacagagtacACTGGCGTTGGCCGCCTGTCAGGAAAGAGGAACAGAGGCCAGATTCCAGAGGATTTGGGGGCGCAAATGGTTCGTGCAATCCCACCGACCTCCCACCAACCTTCCATACTCTAATACCCCTAATACTATGCTCTTAAATGTCATATTGAAATGTTCTGATGATACCTAATTGTTGTAGTGGAAGCGAAAGTAAAATCGAGTCCGAAGTGTTAATGTGATTTGAAGATGAGATGTTCCCTTGCATCTCCTAGCGGTGGCCAATCATTACAAGACAGAGTGTTTACAAATGTATCTTTCACACTCTTACATAGTTTGAACAGAGAACAAAACCCAGAGAGACCGAGAACCCTACTCGTGGAAAGGCGTCGCCAATGGAGGAAGCTAACAATCGATTCGCACTCAGAGAAACCCGCAACCAACCAGCAACGCTACGCACAGTTTGCGCCGGCGAAGTTTCGACACTTTGTGAACGGAGGAGGCGCCATGGTGGTCGGAactggagaagagaagaaaaaaaaacagaggaacgATGGGTTCTCTGCAAATGCACAAAGACAGAGAACGGGAAGGAAAGGAAGAACCGAGGAGAATGACGGCGTCCCCTGCACCGCGCGACGAAAAGAAGGAGAgaccgacccgacccgacccgccTACTCAAACCGCCTGCCCAAATTCGACCCGGTTCATTAGAGGTAACCTGAACCGGTCGGCTGCCCAACTCGACCGACTCGAACCGATATTCCTTATTTTGCCcaatttatatcattttaataagaatttcgcccttattttaataattttaatttttccctCAATTTAGGACTTTTAGAAATTCTTCAAGACCTGAACCCATCTTCCAAAGTCTACCATGAGTACGtaattacattaattatttttaagtaatacTAGATTAGGACaataaattagatatttattaaaaaatacgacga
This portion of the Cucurbita pepo subsp. pepo cultivar mu-cu-16 chromosome LG08, ASM280686v2, whole genome shotgun sequence genome encodes:
- the LOC111800115 gene encoding UDP-glycosyltransferase 73C4-like is translated as MASKSKQPPHFLLIPLMAQGHLIPMADLAKLLAENGARVSLITTPQNASRINSLLSHPNQSQIQILHLQFPSHQQSGFPQGCENFDSLPSLSLLPKFLWATALFCRATEDLFQQLSPRPSCIVSDMALPWTIKVAHKFNVPRLVFYSLSSLYLLGMANLRATGVIDRIMSASDSERIVIPNLPDKVELTKPQFICTLDAEFMEWANEMGKADQASYGVIVNSFDGLEPKYLEELKKATGSDKVWCVGPVSLCNKDTTDKAIRGNKAAIDEHECLKWLDRQQPGSVVYAALGSLCNLIAAQIIELGLALEALNRPFIWVIRQTEATNNELEKWLSESGFEERTKERGLVVRGWAPQLLILSHPAAGAFVTHCGWNSTIEGITAGVPMVTWPLFADQIFNEKLIVQLLKVGVSVGMEKSVMWGSEEEIGVQVKMEGIRGAIEKVMDGEGNKEMRRRVRDLAERAKAAMEEGGSSHLNLKLLIEDIMHQAEAREAQK